The DNA segment TGCCAGCGCCAGCCTTTCTCGAATTCGAGCGCGCCCAGCGGTTTGGCCAACGCTTGATGATTGTAACCGGCGTTGAAGTAAAACGCCTTGTCGAACGAAGCCGCGACGTTTTGAAACTGCGGCAGTTTTTCCAAACCGCCATAGCCGGCCAATTCGAGATGATAATTAGAAGAGTAGGAGCCGGTGGAGGATTCGTCGAAGCTCAAATATTTTTGGTAGTGCAGCGCCGCCGAATAACCTTTGCGGCTGCGCTTCGTCGGGCCGAACAAATCATAAAAATTGCCGCCGTTATACCGCGCCTGAAAGTTGAATTGCCAATATCGGAAATCCAATCCGAGATGAAGACGCTCGGCATCGGGCACGTTTTTTTGCGGAGTCACCGAAGCCGTCAGGCTCAACTCGCTGAGCCTAATCGGATTGTCAAAACGCATGCGCACACCGAGAGCTGTATAATCTTTGTAGCCTTCGATGATCGGATAGACGGAAGATAATTTTGTCTGTGCGAGCATGCTGTACGGTTGCGTCGTGGTGTGCATTGAATCGAGCACGATGCCGGTGGGCGGCGGAATTTTCCAATTCTCAAACTCCGGATGGCGCTGGATGACTTCATTGCCGAGAAACTGAATGGCATTGACGTAGTCGGGCTTGCGGTTCGGCAGCATCACCGGCAAAAAGCCTTTGCCGGTGTAACACATCGCGATCAGGGAATCCTCCGAAACCGGAACCGGCCGGAAAAATCCGGTTTCCGCATTGCTGACAATTTCCATTTCGCTGCGGCTAAAATCATAGCGATAGATGTTTGAAACGCCGGAATAGTATGAAGAGCCGAACAGATATTTGCCGTCGCGCGAAAAAGTAAAACTCTCCGGCGAGCTGAATTCGAAATCATACAATACTGCAAACGAGCTGTCGCCCGCCAATAGTTTCGCAGTTTCCATTTTGATGAGTTTCTGCCGGCCGCTGGCTTCGGTGTGTGAGGCTGCCAGCAGTTTGCCGTCCGGCGAGAGATTGAGATCGTAAATCTCCTGGCCGTAGGGGAAGGTCACGATTTGATTCCAGTCGCGGTAAGGCGGAGGAATGCGAACGAGGGTAACCAGGCCGAGATCGTGTCGCAGTCCCCACAGCGATTGATCCGCTTGATTGAAGGCGAGATCGCCGATGCGCGCATTTTTGATCAGCAAGCGGCTGCGCCCGGTAGGCACATCGATTTGATAAAGATCGCGCCAGGAACTGTTTTTTGTAGCAAAAAAAAGCTGCTGACCAGCAGGATCATAAGCCAGCGAAGTGACGAAGAACGTGGAAGCGCCGCGCAGCGCGCCTATTTTCCGCAGCGCGCCGGTGGCGATGTCGATCGCGGCAAGATGCGGAATTTCGCCGGGATAGTTGAGCGCGGCATAAAGCTTGTTCCCCGCCGGATCGTAATAACTGCGCGAGATCGAGCCTAAAGCGGTGCGTGTGATCGGCCGGTAAGGCGTGATTGGATAAAGGCGCAACGAATCAAGATTGGCGCGTTGGAATTGCTGTTCCCAGCGAATCCATTGCGCCCAGGCCTGATCAAGCCCGAGGCCAAAAACGTTTTTGAATTGCAGGGCATAGTAAGCTTTGCTGCTGTCGGAGCGCACGAGCCACTGCAAAAGCTTCTCCGGGCCATGTTGCTGCGCCACATAGCTGATGAAACGCGTGCCGTACAAATACGAATTCGCGCCCACCTGAAAGTCGATGGCCGTGCCTTCCGATTCCAAGCCCACGAGATCATAAAAATAGCTGCCATCGCGCACCATCGTGCGAAACACCATTTCATAATAAGAAGACAGCGCGCGCCCCAGCCCGCCGGCCATCCAGGTTTCCAGGAAAACCGCGCTGCCTTCATGAAACCAGCGCGGCGAATAGCGGCGGGGATTGGTCAAATAGCTGTAGAGCATCGACACGGGATGCGCAGCTTCGGGGTAAACTTTGCCGAGAAAAAGCGTGCGAAAAAAATCATCGCGGCCCGCGGATTTATCCATCGAGACAACATGCGCCACTTCATGATTCATCATCCAATTCATGCGCTCGTTGCCCAGCACGATTTCATAAGCATGCGGAAAGGGCGCCATCAGCACATACACAAAATTTTGCGGAATCACTTCCGCGCCGCCGTTGCCGTAATCGGCCAAATCTTGCATGAACACTGTGATTTTACCGTCCGGTGTGTAGTCGAACAGACGGCGATGAAATTGCAGCGCATTCTCGAAACAGCGGGCAATGTGCGGAACAAGATAATCCTGCGCCTGACTGTAATAAACCAGGCGAAGATTAGGCGTCTCAAAACTTTGAAATTGCGCGCGCGCGGGCGAGAATAAAAAAAACAGCAATAGGATCAAACTGCGGGAGTGGGAAAATCCAGACCAACGATGATTCGGTGTGATCGGGCGGAGCATGTTTTCTTCCTCAGTCACCCCTGTTTGAAACGACAAAAGGAGAAGCCATTTTTTAGGATGGCATCTCCTTGAAAAAAGACCGTCAGGTGAATTGCACAGCCAATTTTTTTACCGGACTCATTGCGCTTGCATGATGGCCGCCTGAAAGCTGGGATGGGCGAGCGCGGCCTGCAATTCGGGATTGGCGAGCGCGGCTTGTAACTCGGGATTGGCCAATGCCTGCTGCAGCGCCGGGCTGGCCAAGGCCGCTTGCAATTCGGGATTGGCGAGCGCGGCTTGTAACTCGGGATTCGCCAGGGCTGCTTGCATTGCCGGATTCGCCAAAGCCTCACGCAGGCTCGCATTCGCCATCATCGCTTGCATCGCCGGCATCGCCAGAGCCTCGCGCAGATTCGGATTCGCCATCAGATCGCGCATATTGGGGTGAGCGAGTGCGGCTTGCAACTCCGGATTGGCCATCGCCGATTGCAGCTCCGGATTCGCAAGGGCTTCGCGCATCTCGGGATTCGCCAGCGCCTCACGCAAAGCCGGCGTGGCGAAGAGTTGCTGCATTTCAGGATTTGCCAGGGCCTCGCGCAAAGCCGGCGCGGCGAAGAGTTGTTGCATTTCAGGATTTGCCAGGGCCTCACGCAACGCCGGCGCGGCGAAGAGTTGCTGCATTTCAGGATTTGCCAGGGCCTCGCGCAAAGCCAGCGCGGCGAAGAGTTGTTGCATTTCAGGATTTGCCAGGGCCTCGCGTAAAGCCGGCGCAGCGAAGAGTTGCTGCATTTCAGGGTTTGCCAGGGCTTCGCGCAACGCCGGATTCGCCATCAACGCCTTGAATTCGGTGTTCGTGATCAGGCGCTGGATTTTATCGTCCTGTAAAAGCGTTTGAATCTGCGAGTCCGTCAACACCACATCGGTGTTGCTCATTTGCGTGTTTTGATATTTCTCCGCTTTTTTCACGCCGCCAATGGTTCCCGACAAATCTTCCGAAGCCGGAGGAAAATTGCCGAACGCGAAGTAGGCGATCACAACGAGGATGGCGGCTGCACCGCCGATCAACCACAACGTTTTGCGATTGGGATGACTCATAACGGCCTCCGATTTAAGCTGGCTTGATGCTGGGACAAAATTTTTTGCATGTTCTGAGTGAAGTACAACCGGGTCAGGCAAAAGTTGGCGATTGTTTTAAGTTTCTTTTATTGGTCAACACCCGGCGTCAGCGTTTGATGATAAAAAATTTCACCGGCGCGCCCGATTTTGAGATGCAAGGCGCCGGCGGCTTGCTTTTGTTTGACAAAAATCACGGCATAACGCTGTTGGCCGCGATGCTTTAACTCTAAAGCGCTGCCGCGAACATTCACTTCTCCTGGAAACGATTGTGCGAACGCGATAACGCCCTTGAACGCAAGGTTTTTCTCGTCAAAAGCCACATCCAATTCGACTTCTTGCATAGAAGCCAGTGAAAATTCTACCACCATGATTTCTGGCGAATCCTTGAGATGTAACACACCCGTGACTTGTTCGTGTTTGATTTCCCGGCTTTCCGCGGTTTTGAGATTTTCGACTTGTTCGCGCGGAATCATCGCGCCGGAGAGCTTGCTCAAATCCTCGGAGGTCGGCCTCGCGGTTTGAAAGAAGATCGCAACGGCCGCAAGCCCAGCCGCCAGGCCGCCGGAAAAGACATATGCATATTTGAATTTGCCACGCGCCTCCAGCCATTCCTGCAGCGGCGCAAACAAACTGCGGCGAACCGGCTGTGACGGCGGCAGCCGGTTCATGATCATATGCGGCAAATGTGGCGGCGGCTCCACCGGCTTGACTTCCTGCAACATGCCGGACAGAGCCTGCAATTCATCATAGAGTTTTTGCGCTTGCGGGTTGGCTGCCAGAAAAGCGGCAAGCTTGGCGCTGGTTTGGGGCGAATTGCGTCCGTCAATTTCGCGGTGAATCAACTCGATGTATTTATCGGCGATCATGATCGGCATATCCTTGCTTGAGCAAAATAGTCTTGAGCATTTGGCGCGCGCTGAACAATCTGGACTTTACGGTTTTGGTTGGCACCTCGAGGATGAAAGCAATTTCCTCATACGAAAGCCCCTCGAAATGCTTGAGGATGATCACGGCGCGATGTTCGACTTTTAAGAACATCAAGGCGTTTTGTATCGTTTGGCTCATATCGTTTTCTTCGACGGTTTCTGCGTCGGCGGCATAGTCACGCCCCTCGTCCAGCCCCTCCCAGCGCCGCCGGCGCTTGAGAAAGTTGAGAGATTCATTGACTGCCATGCGGTAAATCCAGCTAAAAAACTTGAAGCGCGCATCGAACGCCCCGAGTTTCTCATAAGCCTTGAGAAACACGGTTTGCACCACGTCTTGCGCATCTTGAACGTCTTTGATCATGCGCAGCGTGACATTGAACACGGCCTTGTGATGCCGCATGACCAGCACGCCAAAGGCGTCACGCTGCCCCTCCAGGCATTGCCGGACAAGTGTCAGATCACTGGACTCGGTCATGGTTTATTGCAACTACAATCGGGAGTGAAAAAAGTTGGTGGGATTTTTGGGATATTTTCATGTTTAACCAAAACGCAGGGCCAGCATGGTGATGTCGTCGGCTTGAGAGGCGCCCCCGGCAAAAGCGTTGACCTGGGTGCTCACCTCTGCAATGAGGTTGGCCGGTGCGGCATGCGCATGAGTTTGGAGGTGTTCCTGCAAGCGCGCCTCGGTGAATTGCTCGCCGGCGCGATTCATCGCCTCGGTGACGCCGTCGGTGTACAGGAAAATTCCTTCACCGGGTTGCAGCACGGTTTGCTGCGCGGCATACTCAAAATGATCCAATGCGCCCAATGCCAGGCCGCCGGTCGCCGGCAACGTGGTAAGATCCCCATCTTTTCCCAGGCGGTACGGCGAGGGATGGCCGCCGTTGCAGTAATCAACCGCGCCGGTGCGCAAATGGAGAATGCCATAAAAAATGGTAACGAACATCGCTGCGGTGTTTTCAAAATAAAGCACGCGATTCAATTCTTGCAAACATTCCTGCGGCGGCAAGCCCTTGAGCGCGGTTGACTTGAGCAGAGTCTTGCTCAATGCCAT comes from the Cytophagia bacterium CHB2 genome and includes:
- a CDS encoding sigma-70 family RNA polymerase sigma factor, with the protein product MTESSDLTLVRQCLEGQRDAFGVLVMRHHKAVFNVTLRMIKDVQDAQDVVQTVFLKAYEKLGAFDARFKFFSWIYRMAVNESLNFLKRRRRWEGLDEGRDYAADAETVEENDMSQTIQNALMFLKVEHRAVIILKHFEGLSYEEIAFILEVPTKTVKSRLFSARQMLKTILLKQGYADHDRR